CAAGAGTTGAGATTTAGGTTGCAAGCTCAGAAAGTTTTGATTACTGAACTTAACGTCTGTCCAGTTTGCAAAAAAAGGTTTGGAAACCAGAGGTATGTATTTTGCATTTCTTATCAAGTTATAATAGTTTTTACATAGGTTAGAAGTTTCATTTACTAGCAATCAAATAAAGCTCTTTTAATGAGTTCTGCATGTAAAGTGGTAATATGGTTGTTAATGTTGGAAATATCCTGAAAGATTTTCAGGAATTCGATAGACATCACGAAAATGAAATGCAGGGCGTTGCTTCTACTTTTTAATAGAAATGACACGTTTTACGCTGAGATTCTTAGATTCAAAGCCATGAGGCGGCGTTTCTTTACTTTGGTACTCTTGGTCGACGATCTAATCGTAATAATCTGCATATTTGATGAATATGTTCAAGCATACGGATACGCGGATGACATAGTTGATTTGCTGACCAACGGTGACGATGTCACACCATCATAGCGGCCCTTCAGAAAACATTGACCATCATTCAAGGTTCAGGTTTGTCGCAAAACCTTGATTGTACCATTTAATAGGAAGAGGAAATTACAAATTACCCCTCCAATTCTCTACAGCGAATCAATCCCACTTGTAGAGGGAACCAAATATTTGGGTGTAAACCTGAATAGGAAGCTCATCTGGAACTCTCATGTAGATGAATCAATCCACAGAGCCAGAAACTTCTTTTGGGTTTGTCAAAGAattatggaaaaacgataattCCTTTTGCCAGCATTACCTGGAGTTTCTGTACAGAGCGTCGCTCTACTACTACTGCAACTATGGAGATGCTATCAGACTTCCCTTCCCTTTACTTTTTGTGCTAGGAAAGGAAATATTTGCATCTCACAGACTCTACAACTCAACTCTGACCTACCCAGAAAAACTAGTTTTTGTGCTTAATCAGCTCAGCCGAATTGGAAGCTGACGAGCTGTTGGGCATGAGGACTGATATGGTCGTGAAAAGGACCAGCTCGAACTTCTGTTCGCTGGATAGGCTAGCGATAGCATTTCAGTTATAATTAGTTTATTTTtgcataatttcaattcaagagcATAGGGATAATTTCGCTTCATCATACAATACAATAAAATAGGGCCCTGGCTTCCACATTACGAAGTATATGGTTAGAGGTTAGCCTCTGCGCTCCTTGCCTAGTATGCCTTATCTACTGCATTTACGAGAATCGGCATCAGTCTGTGGGGAAAAAGAAGGAACCGCCTTTAAAAGATTATTTTGAGGCAAGACAGCAGCGGTCAAATTAATGATGTTCGCATTTGGCGTCATCAGAATCTAGAAACGATCGTAAAATCCTATCCTTCTCTCGCGAAGAGTGAACTTCACTTCATTCTAGTTAGTTTTCACTTTTCATCACTTTAGAGTATTCAGATAGTATTGTTTTATTTGTTCGTAACACTTAGCgtgtgatttcttttgaaaatattaCCAACTTGAATGCAATATCCCACAGACAGGTTGTCAATAATTCCTGAATGGAGTAGGAATAGTTATAgcatatataaaaaattttcaaatataacaTATTCAACATATGAGTTAGAGTCATGACTAAGTTTCTTGTAATAACACAAAAATAGAATCTAGAATTTAGCGGCATCAAGTCGCTGCATCATTTCACTGTACTCGTATTTCCagttatattgatttgaacttGAAAGTttagtttttatttgaaatactcGTCCTCTTTATGCAATATTTGTTTTCAGCGCTCTGGTGAGATACCCAAATGGAGATGTTGTTCATTATTCTTGTCAAGATAAGTAATCATCGATTATTTCAATGCACTTAccaaaaatttatatataaataataaaatttattcatatttatacatatgtatagaaaaaaaatcaactaaaaTATATTATACTGCCCAAATCTGTTTTTTTTATCATTACTTTCAAGTTTCTCGGTGTTattgagtatttttcattattttgaataaacACTAGGTAcaattgaatttatttcgaCGTTTTTGTTCTTGAAACGGTCCTAGCAAATGAAATAcatataataaacaaaaaaaagttAGATCTTAAAAGAAATGATAGTTGGGAAAAATATACGATCTTAATTAAATAGGGTTTATCACAGCCGTCTTCATTTATGTTTGAGAAGGCTGTGAATCTACTGAAGGTAGATAGTAAGTATAATATGAGTTCGATATGTTCCAAAAACAATTCGAATGAAATAGAAAACTATAATTGATTTTCAAGAATTAGTTTTTTCATAGcaacttttttgatttttcctGTTGGTGTTTTAACTATTTCATTTACAAGTTTAACTCCTGCTCTTATTTTATACCTGTCAGAGGGTACTCTTTGGTTAAAAAAATCTAAAATTTCCTCCGATGTGGTCTTGCCGTTAAATCCGTTTTTCAATTTTACTACGCCCATCGGATGTTCGTTGTCTTCAGGGTGAGGTATGCCGATGACGCAACATTCGTGAACTGAAGGATGCTGCGCTAAAATGTCTTCAATAACTGATGTTCTTATGTTGTACACAGTGTAGAGCAATATATCTTTGAGTCTATCAACTATAACCAGACAATCTTCCTCGTTGATGTATGCCAAATCGCCGGTCTTGAACCAGCCGTCTTGATCGAAGCAAGAACTTGAGTCCATTTTATAGTAGCCATTCATGATTAATTTAGTGTTGATTCGCAGTTCTCCTTGCTGGTTGTACCCACATAGTTCTTCTGTATCCACATCAACGATCTGAAAgataattttttcagatattgatttGTGTCGATGCAGTGATGTTAGAAGATAAAATTCATATACCTGATAATAATTATCATAAAAATAGCCCTCTctgatactggagttcattggaactctagAGCTGGTGGGTGAGCTATAGAGGGCGCTGTTacgagaacagctctgatgggggcaCAGTGGACCTTGAGGTCGAAGTGAAATGTAACccccttaccaaactataaactaagataaaaatagatgaaatttctcaagtgaaattacttaatttttcacgatttaaGACGGCACTGTGGACAAGTTATTTATGAAACGGTGTATATATGCTCGAATGGAGGATCTGGAGAGAACCCTGTGTAGGCATAAGGCACATATTGTCATATGATACGATTAATAGACTAGGGAGAAGCAGATAGTACTGCCTTCTCTTCTTTTACATATATTTTATCAGTCAACACATTTTTATGAGTTTATTCCATTGACATTGGAAATTATTGAGGGACTTCAAAGTGAACTTTTCTTGATGAGAGAAGGAACGCGCTGGCATTGAGATTATGGGATTTACTATTTACTCACCTTGATTGAAATTCCAGCCGCTACTTGTCCACAAGATTCGGGGTATTTCTTCTGCAACACCTTACTTTTAGGGTCTTTAACACTGAACAAAGTTATGAGACCGGTTGCCTCAGTCAAACCGAGCATTTGGAAGTTGTAGGCTTTCGGAAACATTTGTTCCATATAATCTAGATGATAGGGTCGGACTGGACCACCGCCTGTCACGAACAACTTCAAATTATCGTTAACTTCATATGAGTTTTCTTTCCATTTCAAATAAATATCCGTAACTTGGCCTGGCGGTAAAAAAACGACGGTTGGCTGAAAAAAAGATTTAGTATGAATCAGTGCCAATCAGCCGAATCAGAACGTTGGCAAGGGAGGCGGGTACCCCTATGATACATGCACACACATGCAATAAGAAACTTCTTGGTGGAAATTCATGCAACCATTTTTCCAGTAGTCAGAAAAAGGTAAGGAAAACAGGAAATGTAGTAAGATTTGGAGATAAAACTCTACTGGtctaaaaatgtattgaacacatttttttttatcaagaacTGAAACCTTTGGGCATATGAATTTGAACAAGCGCGCTGATGCCTCTGAATGTCTGAATTCACTTCTGTGCTTTCCTGCTTCTTTTATGTTTTCTAAGTATAATTAGTTTCATTTTAGTAATGGCCCATTATGGACTTTTGTGATTGTATTCGGTGATGAATAATTTCCCTTCGttatattcaatgaaaaataactCAGAACTCACCTTGTACTTCTTTAGGGCTCCCCAGAGTGTCTCACTGTCGAAGGTAGCTCCAATAGTAAGAATTGATCCATGAAGTGTTGCCATAATCACAAGAGATATTCCCGAAATCCAATACATGGGAGAGTATGTTAGAGTATTGCTGTATGAATCTTCGCTTAGAGTCAATGTGAAGTTGCTAAGATTGAAGGATCCTGTTGAATTCGCAATGCTTTAAAGGAAAATCTGACTCTGAATTGATCAATAATCACCTGTATCCAAGATCTGATCaccaatattgataatttttgaTAGAAGGGAATAATGATTGCAGCAAATGCCCTTTGGTTTACCCGTGGTTCCACTGCTGAAGAATAATACAGCGGTTTCTTTAAGGTTTTCGATTATCACTGGTGTGAACTCTTCATCAACAGTTTGCGATACAATTTTTTCGAGAGATAGTTTGTTCTCGCAGTTTCCTATAATGATAACTTCCGCTTGAATATTCGATTTCACCAAACATTCTCCAATTTTCTCCTCCACATTTTCAGCAACAAATAGCACCTATAGGAGAATACAATACAAATTTATTCATCCTTTTAGACATTACACCGATGTATAGGACATGTCAATAATATACagcaaatgaatgaaatgactGATGGCTATTTCAAAGAGCTAGATAGAAATTCACCAGTGCTATAAAAACATTTCTCAACAATTTCTTGATTTCCTTCTTGAAATGATTATCATTTAACAATTTGAATCTATCAGGTAGATGATTATAAAAAGTTATATCATCGGTGGCATCCTTCTTGTGGACAGGTATAACCTCGGCAACTATAGATCACTTTTTTGGCTAAATGTGCCagttgttttcagattatttagGGGGATTGCATGGATCATCATCGGAAAAAATCAAATGACAATTCCTTCATCTACTTCATCTTAACTAGTTAACAATTAATAATTGTACATAGGTAGAGTATAAGTGTAGAGACACGACATCAGATGTGTTCCAATTATTAGCCCGTTATTTATATGTGCGATAAATTATCGCACATACGGACCACAAAAATATACACCAACAAGAAATTAGTTTCTtgtaatttttatttaattgaGCCATtaagtgtcatgaggaccatattttgtttgTGTGTAATACCTACGCAAACCTTCGCCTCTCCACATGGCATTTacagcaatactgaaaatttgtttcatatgcaaaaaaagtaatttttctctccaatatatccacttcaatttttgtgcAGTGTACTTTTACATCAGCATTGAGGGGTTGAATACTCGAAGATTGGC
The nucleotide sequence above comes from Coccinella septempunctata chromosome 4, icCocSept1.1, whole genome shotgun sequence. Encoded proteins:
- the LOC123311072 gene encoding luciferin 4-monooxygenase-like, with translation MNKDPVILHGPELLYEPGRGGLGFELYRSLQLHKDKIGRYIIETGESCTHGDIFVRSKKLAIYLKSKNLKKDDVVCLCSQNQIHSTVPFFAAKFIDVGYASIEPTMAEEDLVYLFEYIKPKVLFVAENVEEKIGECLVKSNIQAEVIIIGNCENKLSLEKIVSQTVDEEFTPVIIENLKETAVLFFSSGTTGKPKGICCNHYSLLSKIINIGDQILDTGSFNLSNFTLTLSEDSYSNTLTYSPMYWISGISLVIMATLHGSILTIGATFDSETLWGALKKYKPTVVFLPPGQVTDIYLKWKENSYEVNDNLKLFVTGGGPVRPYHLDYMEQMFPKAYNFQMLGLTEATGLITLFSVKDPKSKVLQKKYPESCGQVAAGISIKIVDVDTEELCGYNQQGELRINTKLIMNGYYKMDSSSCFDQDGWFKTGDLAYINEEDCLVIVDRLKDILLYTVYNIRTSVIEDILAQHPSVHECCVIGIPHPEDNEHPMGVVKLKNGFNGKTTSEEILDFFNQRVPSDRYKIRAGVKLVNEIVKTPTGKIKKVAMKKLILENQL